In Saccharolobus solfataricus, a genomic segment contains:
- a CDS encoding peroxiredoxin → MNVGEEAPDFEAESTLGKIKLSDFRGKKVILYFYPKSFTSGCTRELQRFTELYDEFKKLNAEVIGVSVDKIDTQKKFAEKYGAKFPIVADDQKTISKLYSVLNERGTSAQRVTFIIDENGKIVNILKNLKKAEEHADKSLEIIKRQNST, encoded by the coding sequence ATGAACGTAGGAGAAGAAGCACCAGATTTCGAGGCTGAATCCACTCTCGGAAAAATTAAGTTATCAGATTTTAGAGGAAAAAAAGTAATATTATACTTCTACCCAAAATCCTTTACCAGTGGTTGTACAAGGGAACTACAAAGATTTACTGAACTCTATGACGAATTCAAAAAATTGAATGCTGAGGTAATAGGCGTTAGTGTAGATAAAATTGATACTCAGAAAAAATTCGCAGAGAAATATGGAGCTAAATTCCCAATAGTTGCCGATGATCAGAAAACAATATCGAAACTTTATAGTGTGTTAAACGAAAGGGGGACTAGTGCCCAAAGAGTGACTTTCATAATAGACGAGAATGGCAAAATAGTAAATATCTTGAAAAATCTGAAGAAGGCAGAGGAACACGCTGACAAATCATTAGAGATAATAAAGAGACAAAACTCAACTTAA
- a CDS encoding alpha/beta fold hydrolase, with amino-acid sequence MQQLIDKFINVKGRKIHYIESGDGSLVLLFHGARFNARTWVETNTVDSISSIGYKAISVDLPGFGSSEKIEGISLSEFINLFMNSLGIDKAILLGASMGGKAVLEFSLKYTESVSGLVLVGAVGVEEFEVQLSKLNKIPLLLIWGSRDTVSPKRNYKLILDKVKNAKLEIVGKNHACYLDDPNTFNEKIVNFLKGMK; translated from the coding sequence ATGCAGCAGTTAATAGATAAGTTCATAAATGTAAAAGGACGTAAAATTCATTACATCGAGAGTGGAGACGGTTCTCTTGTTCTTTTATTTCATGGTGCGAGGTTCAACGCAAGAACGTGGGTAGAGACTAATACAGTTGACTCAATTTCGAGTATAGGGTACAAGGCAATTTCGGTGGACCTTCCGGGATTTGGATCTTCCGAAAAGATTGAAGGCATTAGTCTCTCAGAGTTCATAAATCTCTTCATGAATTCTCTAGGTATCGATAAGGCAATATTGCTGGGTGCCTCAATGGGTGGGAAGGCAGTACTAGAATTTAGTCTTAAATATACTGAATCTGTTTCTGGGCTAGTACTAGTAGGTGCTGTGGGTGTAGAGGAGTTTGAGGTTCAATTATCAAAACTAAATAAGATTCCCTTACTATTAATTTGGGGTTCTCGTGATACCGTTTCTCCTAAAAGAAATTATAAGTTAATATTAGATAAAGTCAAAAATGCGAAACTAGAAATTGTAGGTAAAAATCACGCTTGTTATTTAGATGATCCAAACACGTTTAATGAAAAAATTGTTAATTTTCTCAAGGGGATGAAATGA
- the herA gene encoding DNA double-strand break repair helicase HerA, whose product MIIGYVIGQATTQEALILAERPVRLGTYVVLEYDNVKALGLITNVTRGSPMLDDNMNDIEIVQRLKQFNNSIPVYTKAKVKMLCDMNNHFLMPDIPPFAGTPAREAEDEELKSIYSQDGQIRIGSLIGKNVEVKLNINSFARHLAILAATGSGKSNTVAVLSQRISELGGSVLIFDYHGEYYDSDIKNLNRIEPKLNPLYMTPREFSTLLEIRENAIIQYRILRRAFIKVTNGIREKLKEGQIPFSTLNSQFYELMKDELETQGNSDKKSSAKDEVLNKFEEFMDRYSNVIDLTSSDIIEKVKRGKVNVVSLTQLDEDSMDAVVSHYLRRILDSRKDFKRSKNSGLKFPIIAVIEEAHVFLSKNENTLTKYWASRIAREGRKFGVGLTIVSQRPKGLDENILSQMTNKIILKIIEPTDKKYILESSDNLSEDLAEQLSSLDVGEAIIIGKIVKLPAVVKIDMFEGKLLGSDPDMIGEWKKVEESEKIAKGFADFGTEIGD is encoded by the coding sequence ATGATAATTGGTTATGTAATTGGTCAAGCTACAACACAAGAGGCTTTAATACTAGCTGAAAGGCCTGTTAGATTAGGAACTTATGTTGTTCTAGAATATGATAACGTTAAGGCCCTTGGACTAATAACAAACGTGACTAGAGGTAGCCCTATGCTAGATGATAATATGAATGATATAGAAATCGTTCAAAGATTAAAACAATTCAACAATAGCATACCCGTTTATACAAAGGCTAAAGTAAAAATGTTATGTGATATGAATAATCACTTTTTAATGCCCGATATACCCCCGTTCGCTGGAACCCCAGCTAGAGAGGCTGAAGATGAGGAGTTAAAAAGTATTTATTCTCAAGATGGCCAAATTAGAATAGGAAGCTTAATAGGTAAAAATGTGGAGGTTAAATTAAATATAAATTCCTTTGCAAGGCATTTAGCTATTTTAGCAGCTACTGGTTCTGGGAAGTCAAATACAGTAGCAGTTCTTTCTCAAAGAATTTCTGAACTTGGTGGATCTGTTCTTATATTCGATTATCATGGAGAGTACTATGATAGCGATATAAAGAATCTAAATCGTATTGAACCTAAACTTAACCCTCTTTATATGACCCCAAGGGAATTTTCTACGTTACTAGAAATAAGAGAGAATGCAATTATACAGTACAGAATTTTAAGAAGAGCTTTCATAAAGGTAACAAATGGTATAAGAGAAAAGCTAAAAGAAGGGCAAATACCATTTTCTACTCTAAATAGCCAATTTTACGAACTAATGAAAGACGAATTGGAAACTCAAGGAAATAGTGATAAAAAGAGTAGTGCAAAGGATGAGGTACTGAATAAGTTTGAAGAATTTATGGATAGGTATTCAAACGTCATTGATCTTACATCTTCAGATATAATTGAGAAAGTAAAGAGAGGTAAGGTAAACGTTGTAAGCCTAACACAATTAGATGAAGACTCAATGGATGCAGTAGTCTCACATTATTTAAGAAGAATCCTTGATTCTAGGAAAGATTTTAAAAGAAGCAAAAATAGTGGCCTTAAATTCCCAATAATAGCTGTAATAGAAGAAGCTCACGTTTTCTTGTCTAAAAACGAGAATACATTAACCAAGTACTGGGCGTCCAGGATAGCAAGAGAGGGCAGAAAATTTGGAGTTGGATTAACAATAGTAAGCCAAAGGCCTAAAGGTTTGGACGAAAATATATTAAGTCAAATGACCAATAAGATCATTTTAAAGATAATTGAACCAACTGATAAAAAATACATCTTAGAGTCAAGTGATAATTTAAGTGAAGATTTGGCTGAGCAATTGTCCTCCTTAGACGTTGGTGAGGCTATAATTATAGGTAAAATAGTAAAATTACCTGCTGTTGTAAAGATAGATATGTTTGAAGGAAAATTACTTGGATCAGACCCTGACATGATAGGGGAATGGAAGAAAGTCGAGGAAAGTGAAAAAATAGCTAAAGGTTTTGCTGACTTTGGAACAGAAATTGGTGATTAA
- a CDS encoding bifunctional ADP-dependent NAD(P)H-hydrate dehydratase/NAD(P)H-hydrate epimerase → MISVKEMRALEINSSALGVSTLLLMENAGRSVKDEIVKRFNVKDKVAYVYVGHGGKGGDGLVAARHLADEGAKVTVILLGENKHEDAILNLNVIEEMDYSITLVEIKDMDELKPISADILIDAMLGTGFSGKPREPFRSAIKAFNNSKGFKVSIDVPSGINADTGEAYEDEYVKPDLVVTFHDIKPGLLKYNFNTVVTKIGIPVEAEIYVGPGDLIVNARSRPYYSKKGDSGRVLVIGGSYTFSGAPTLAALGALRAGADLVYVASPEDTARIIAGYSPDLITIKLRGKNISPDNFEELKLWIDRADVVVIGPGMGLAEETIEASKLIVNYLKEKNKLAVIDADALKAISGFDLYENAVITPHAGEFKIFFGEEPDKNIRDRISQVITYAKKCKCTVLLKGYVDIISDGKRFKLNKTGNPGMTVGGSGDTLTGITATLMAQKIEPFIAAYLGVFINSLAGTLAYNRLGAHLTPTDIINEIPNVINNPLDSFKRKLYKRVLS, encoded by the coding sequence ATGATTTCGGTAAAAGAAATGAGGGCTTTGGAAATAAATAGTTCTGCTTTAGGCGTATCTACATTATTACTCATGGAGAATGCAGGTAGATCCGTTAAAGACGAAATAGTAAAGAGATTTAACGTAAAGGATAAGGTAGCATATGTTTATGTAGGACATGGTGGAAAAGGTGGTGACGGGTTAGTAGCGGCAAGACATTTAGCCGATGAAGGTGCTAAGGTAACCGTAATTTTATTGGGAGAAAATAAACACGAGGATGCAATCCTTAATCTTAATGTCATAGAAGAGATGGACTATTCAATAACGTTAGTTGAGATAAAGGATATGGATGAACTAAAGCCAATCTCTGCTGATATTTTAATCGATGCCATGTTAGGTACGGGATTCTCTGGAAAGCCAAGAGAACCGTTTAGAAGTGCGATAAAAGCGTTCAACAATAGTAAAGGGTTCAAGGTCTCTATAGACGTTCCCTCCGGGATAAATGCTGATACTGGTGAAGCATATGAAGACGAGTATGTTAAACCGGATCTGGTTGTCACCTTTCACGATATCAAACCTGGCTTATTAAAGTATAATTTCAATACTGTGGTTACGAAAATAGGTATTCCAGTAGAAGCCGAAATATATGTTGGGCCAGGGGATTTAATAGTTAACGCGCGTAGTAGACCTTATTACTCTAAGAAGGGTGATAGCGGAAGAGTACTAGTAATTGGAGGAAGTTACACTTTTAGTGGTGCTCCAACTCTAGCCGCTTTGGGTGCTTTGAGAGCTGGAGCTGACCTAGTTTATGTAGCATCACCAGAGGATACGGCTAGAATTATAGCGGGATACTCTCCAGACTTAATTACAATAAAATTAAGGGGAAAGAACATTTCTCCAGACAATTTTGAAGAATTGAAATTATGGATAGATAGAGCTGATGTGGTAGTTATAGGTCCGGGAATGGGTCTAGCTGAGGAGACTATTGAGGCTTCTAAACTAATTGTGAATTATCTTAAAGAGAAGAATAAGCTAGCTGTTATTGATGCTGATGCACTTAAGGCAATAAGTGGGTTCGATTTGTATGAGAATGCTGTAATAACACCTCATGCAGGCGAATTCAAAATATTCTTTGGAGAAGAACCAGATAAGAACATAAGAGATAGAATAAGCCAAGTAATTACTTATGCTAAGAAATGTAAATGTACAGTTCTACTTAAGGGTTATGTTGATATAATAAGTGATGGTAAAAGGTTTAAATTAAATAAAACTGGTAACCCAGGTATGACTGTAGGTGGGAGCGGGGATACGTTGACTGGTATAACAGCAACATTAATGGCTCAAAAAATCGAACCATTTATAGCCGCATATTTAGGGGTTTTCATAAATAGCCTAGCTGGAACTTTAGCATATAATAGGCTCGGAGCTCATTTGACACCTACTGACATAATAAATGAAATTCCAAATGTGATAAATAATCCCTTGGATTCTTTCAAAAGAAAATTGTATAAAAGAGTTTTAAGTTGA
- a CDS encoding NAD(P)/FAD-dependent oxidoreductase, whose protein sequence is MRLRSMTKVLVLGARFGGLSAAYALKRLAGNKAEIKVINNTRFSYFRPALPHVATGVINENDVMVDLTKALPEKRINFQQGTVEKIDASGGLVYYTKPDGDKAEEDYDYLIIALGAHLGTELVKGWDKYGYSVCELDYALKLREKLKDFKGGTIAIGSGLFYQGKSPKPKVPENYVPVADAACEGPIFEMSLMLSGYFKKKGMLNKVKFVVFSPGEYLSDLSTMSRKIVREMYKQMGIELVDNFRIKEIRENEIADEAGKTIKADLTILIPPYTGNPALKNSTPDLIDDGGFVPTDLNMVSINYDNVYAVGDANSLTVPKLGYLAVKTGNIAAQHLATRLGVQVKVDQYYPTIICVADNPFEGFGIAVKDDTWYGGTTSIAAPSPINHIKKELFHKYFIWTKGDMALEKFLASW, encoded by the coding sequence ATGAGATTGAGAAGTATGACGAAAGTTCTTGTTTTAGGAGCTAGGTTTGGTGGATTAAGTGCTGCATATGCTCTAAAAAGATTAGCTGGCAACAAAGCCGAAATTAAAGTCATTAACAATACCAGATTTTCTTACTTCAGACCAGCATTACCTCATGTCGCTACTGGAGTAATTAATGAGAATGACGTAATGGTAGATCTAACTAAAGCGCTACCCGAAAAAAGAATAAACTTTCAGCAAGGTACAGTAGAGAAAATAGATGCTAGCGGTGGTCTTGTATATTACACTAAACCAGATGGGGACAAGGCAGAAGAAGACTATGACTATCTAATTATAGCCCTGGGAGCTCATCTAGGTACCGAACTCGTTAAGGGATGGGACAAGTATGGTTATAGCGTTTGTGAACTGGATTATGCTCTGAAGTTGAGAGAAAAATTAAAGGATTTCAAAGGTGGAACAATTGCAATAGGATCTGGATTATTTTATCAAGGGAAGAGTCCAAAGCCTAAAGTCCCAGAGAATTATGTACCAGTTGCAGATGCAGCTTGTGAAGGACCAATATTCGAAATGTCATTAATGTTATCAGGGTACTTTAAGAAGAAAGGAATGTTAAATAAGGTAAAGTTTGTCGTATTCTCACCCGGTGAATATTTGTCAGATCTATCTACAATGTCAAGAAAGATAGTTAGAGAAATGTATAAGCAAATGGGGATTGAACTAGTTGACAACTTTAGGATAAAAGAAATTAGAGAGAATGAGATAGCAGATGAGGCTGGGAAGACAATTAAAGCTGACCTAACCATATTAATTCCACCGTATACTGGGAATCCAGCCTTAAAGAACTCTACACCAGACTTAATTGATGATGGTGGATTTGTTCCAACAGATCTCAATATGGTCTCAATAAATTATGATAACGTTTACGCAGTAGGTGATGCAAATTCTCTTACAGTGCCTAAATTAGGTTATTTAGCAGTAAAGACTGGAAATATTGCAGCACAACATTTAGCTACGAGATTAGGAGTACAAGTAAAAGTTGATCAATATTATCCTACTATAATATGTGTTGCGGATAATCCCTTTGAAGGATTTGGAATAGCTGTAAAAGATGATACATGGTATGGAGGAACTACTTCAATAGCTGCTCCTTCACCAATAAATCATATAAAGAAGGAATTATTCCATAAGTATTTCATTTGGACTAAAGGAGATATGGCGTTAGAAAAGTTCCTAGCGAGCTGGTGA
- the ppcA gene encoding phosphoenolpyruvate carboxylase, with protein MRIIPRTMSTQHPDNAKVPEWAKSEVIEGEDEVKEAFLAYSMYGVHEVMWDAEGKDVDTHVVRKLLSNYPDYFREHILGKDLFLTYRLPNPKVEGADRKVFAETMESIPITYDLAEKFYGNGITIPVFEVILPMTTSSLEIISVARYYEKAVANEDELELYDGVKVKDLVGEIYPKVIEVIPLVEDRDSLQNINNIVEGYYKVIKPKYMRVFLARSDPAMNYGMITAVLSVKIALSELYKLSESLNFEIYPIIGVGSLPFRGHLSPENYEKVLEEYKGVYTYTIQSAFKYDYDYDKVKSAISSINNSRISPARILEKYEEDVLRKITILYTERYQPIIESLANAINDVSVLLPRRRARKLHIGLFGYSRSAGKVSLPRAISFVGSLYSIGIPPELIGISSLSNLDEKEWDIFKQNYVNFKHDLQTAARFLNWESFKLIKDIWKISEDTIAKIKEDIDYAESVIGIKLGGIDYDSRKHILMSSLFLLSFKEKILQESKKYLYEMALIRRSLG; from the coding sequence ATGAGAATCATACCACGCACTATGTCAACACAACATCCCGATAATGCAAAAGTACCAGAGTGGGCAAAAAGCGAAGTTATTGAAGGAGAAGACGAAGTTAAAGAAGCCTTCCTAGCTTATAGTATGTATGGAGTTCATGAGGTAATGTGGGATGCTGAGGGAAAAGATGTAGATACTCATGTGGTAAGAAAGTTATTGTCAAATTATCCAGACTACTTTAGAGAACATATTTTAGGTAAAGATCTGTTTCTAACTTATAGGTTACCTAACCCAAAGGTGGAAGGTGCTGATAGAAAAGTTTTTGCCGAAACCATGGAGAGTATTCCAATAACTTATGATTTGGCAGAGAAATTTTACGGTAATGGGATTACGATACCAGTTTTTGAAGTAATTTTACCAATGACAACTAGTAGTTTAGAGATAATAAGTGTGGCTAGGTATTACGAAAAGGCAGTTGCAAATGAAGATGAACTAGAACTTTACGATGGTGTAAAAGTAAAGGATTTAGTTGGAGAAATATATCCTAAAGTAATAGAAGTTATACCACTAGTCGAAGATAGGGACTCTCTTCAAAATATTAACAATATAGTGGAGGGGTATTATAAGGTAATTAAACCTAAGTATATGAGAGTCTTTTTAGCCAGATCGGATCCAGCAATGAATTATGGAATGATAACAGCTGTTCTGTCAGTAAAGATTGCCTTAAGCGAGTTATACAAACTTTCAGAATCGTTAAACTTTGAAATATATCCAATAATTGGTGTTGGTTCACTTCCATTTAGAGGTCATTTATCTCCTGAAAACTATGAAAAAGTATTGGAAGAGTATAAGGGAGTTTATACATATACGATTCAATCAGCGTTTAAGTATGACTATGATTACGACAAAGTAAAAAGTGCTATTTCTTCAATAAATAACTCAAGGATTAGCCCAGCTAGAATATTGGAAAAGTATGAGGAGGATGTTCTAAGAAAGATAACGATCTTATATACTGAACGTTACCAGCCAATTATAGAAAGTCTTGCAAACGCTATAAATGACGTCTCCGTGTTACTTCCTAGAAGAAGGGCCAGAAAACTTCATATTGGTCTTTTTGGATATTCTAGAAGCGCAGGCAAGGTTAGCTTACCTAGGGCAATCTCTTTCGTGGGTTCATTATATTCAATAGGAATACCACCAGAACTAATAGGAATTTCGTCTTTAAGCAATTTAGATGAGAAAGAATGGGATATATTCAAACAGAATTACGTTAATTTTAAACATGATCTACAAACTGCTGCGAGATTCCTTAATTGGGAGTCGTTCAAATTAATTAAGGATATATGGAAAATTAGTGAGGATACTATAGCAAAGATCAAGGAAGATATCGATTACGCTGAGAGCGTGATAGGCATAAAATTAGGCGGCATAGATTACGATAGTAGAAAACACATCCTAATGTCTTCGCTATTTTTACTATCATTTAAAGAGAAAATACTTCAAGAATCTAAGAAGTATTTATATGAGATGGCATTAATTAGAAGATCCTTGGGATGA
- a CDS encoding ATPase: MRILVNGLLPLDSGKTTFSLSIIRLFNQVGIRLFPFKPIAGHNAWYSFNTLIRSEELGILVGNDALKYYDETKYDIRRINPFAVLFVPIDLEKISYNVSLYNMIMEYGFPYLIRLSDCINGTDQYFVNSSADIYVPKSMLKFTRNLALKFNAKLYDKMREIIDASPQLVDNCTIDVFRNYENVIIESYNDSASPTYNSTNVDYVFTVSPTKAFLIKGQEFKKALSLFSIPPWNVRVSTLMKYLKIGKSFEIDVGERVAKDEILDILLKS, translated from the coding sequence ATGAGAATACTAGTAAACGGTCTACTACCACTGGATTCGGGTAAGACAACGTTTTCATTATCCATAATTAGACTATTTAATCAAGTAGGAATCAGATTGTTTCCATTCAAGCCAATTGCCGGGCATAATGCTTGGTATAGCTTTAACACTCTCATAAGGAGTGAAGAGTTAGGAATATTGGTTGGGAATGATGCTTTAAAGTATTATGATGAAACAAAATATGATATTAGGAGAATTAATCCATTTGCTGTCCTTTTCGTTCCTATAGATTTGGAAAAGATAAGCTACAACGTATCTCTATATAATATGATAATGGAGTATGGATTTCCATATTTAATAAGGTTAAGTGACTGCATTAATGGGACAGATCAGTATTTTGTAAACAGTAGTGCAGATATATATGTGCCGAAATCAATGCTGAAATTTACTAGAAACCTAGCCCTAAAATTTAACGCAAAATTATATGATAAAATGAGAGAGATAATAGACGCTTCTCCACAACTAGTAGACAATTGTACTATAGATGTATTTAGAAACTATGAAAACGTGATAATAGAGTCCTATAATGACTCGGCTTCTCCTACTTATAATTCGACTAACGTAGATTACGTATTTACAGTCTCCCCTACAAAAGCGTTTCTCATAAAAGGTCAGGAATTTAAGAAGGCCTTATCGTTATTTTCAATCCCGCCATGGAATGTTAGAGTCTCCACTCTTATGAAGTATCTAAAAATAGGGAAAAGTTTTGAAATAGATGTAGGAGAAAGAGTTGCTAAAGACGAGATTCTAGATATATTACTTAAGTCTTAG